One Cellulomonas sp. NS3 genomic region harbors:
- a CDS encoding HRDC domain-containing protein — translation MLPDRPSGDPAVQVPADDAVDVAVPEVPVVVALTEPREGVPPVVETPEELARVVSLFEAGTGPVAVDAERASGYRYGQRTYLVQVRREGAGTALIDPIALPDLSSLSRALVGVEWVLHAASQDLPGLAEQGMTPTRIFDTELGARLLGLERVGLAAVVAELLGLGLAKEHSAVDWSTRPLPGEWLRYAALDVEVLVELRAVLAERLAVAGKAEWAAQEFEAVRLAPPPPPRVEPWRRVSGLHAVRDARRLAVVRSLWTTRDDNARQRDISPGRVLPDHAIVAAAQALPRSVPQLVALPAFSGKGTRRRAALWQHAIDEALALPETELPSVRGPKSDAPPPPRAWADRDPAAAARLTAARDVMTALSAEVDVPAENLLQPDLLRRLCWSPPPTLDAVALAEALRSGGAREWQVELAVPRLVEAFAAAAA, via the coding sequence ATGCTTCCCGATCGACCGTCCGGCGACCCTGCGGTGCAGGTCCCCGCCGACGACGCCGTCGACGTGGCCGTGCCCGAGGTACCGGTCGTCGTCGCACTCACCGAACCCCGCGAGGGCGTCCCCCCGGTCGTCGAGACCCCGGAGGAGCTCGCGCGCGTCGTGTCGCTCTTCGAGGCCGGCACCGGGCCGGTCGCGGTCGACGCCGAGCGCGCCTCCGGGTACCGCTACGGCCAGCGGACCTACCTCGTGCAGGTGCGCCGCGAGGGTGCGGGCACCGCGCTCATCGACCCGATCGCGCTGCCGGACCTGTCGTCGCTGTCGCGCGCGCTCGTCGGGGTCGAGTGGGTGCTGCACGCAGCGTCGCAGGACCTGCCGGGGCTCGCCGAGCAGGGCATGACGCCCACCCGGATCTTCGACACCGAGCTCGGCGCCCGCCTGCTCGGGCTCGAGCGCGTCGGCCTGGCGGCCGTCGTGGCGGAGCTGCTCGGCCTCGGCCTGGCCAAGGAGCACTCGGCGGTCGACTGGTCGACGCGCCCGCTGCCGGGCGAGTGGCTGCGCTACGCCGCGCTCGACGTCGAGGTGCTCGTGGAGCTGCGCGCGGTCCTCGCCGAGCGTCTGGCCGTCGCCGGCAAGGCCGAGTGGGCCGCGCAGGAGTTCGAGGCCGTGCGCCTCGCTCCCCCGCCGCCCCCGCGCGTCGAGCCGTGGCGCCGCGTCTCGGGGCTGCACGCGGTGCGCGACGCGCGGCGGCTCGCAGTCGTCCGCTCGCTGTGGACCACGCGCGACGACAACGCGCGCCAGCGGGACATCTCCCCCGGGCGCGTGCTCCCCGACCACGCGATCGTCGCGGCCGCCCAGGCGCTCCCCCGGTCGGTCCCCCAGCTCGTGGCGCTGCCGGCGTTCTCGGGCAAGGGCACCCGGCGCCGCGCCGCGCTGTGGCAGCACGCGATCGACGAGGCCCTCGCTCTCCCCGAGACGGAGCTGCCCTCGGTCCGCGGGCCCAAGAGCGACGCTCCGCCGCCGCCGCGCGCGTGGGCCGACCGGGACCCCGCGGCCGCGGCCCGCCTCACGGCGGCGCGCGACGTGATGACGGCGCTCTCGGCCGAGGTGGACGTCCCGGCGGAGAACCTGCTCCAGCCCGACCTCCTGCGCCGCCTGTGCTGGTCGCCGCCCCCGACGCTCGACGCGGTGGCGCTGGCCGAGGCCCTGCGGTCCGGCGGTGCGCGCGAGTGGCAGGTCGAGCTCGCCGTCCCGCGGCTCGTGGAGGCGTTCGCGGCGGCGGCGGCCTGA
- a CDS encoding DUF3000 domain-containing protein, producing the protein MTPAGSGPAPPEFLRALRSLRDVQLRPEIRLEEVPGPARIAPWTAALTAEVRASRRDPDAVELASGRFVVLHDPEGQEAWHGTFRLVTLVRATLEPEVGADPMLAEVAWSWFADALASAGLDAHAAGGTVTRVLSQSFGALDERPEQVELEVRASWTARDEDLGPHLRAWGTLLCTTAGLPPLPAGVVPLPRRR; encoded by the coding sequence GTGACACCAGCCGGTTCAGGGCCCGCTCCACCGGAGTTCCTGCGCGCACTTCGATCGCTCCGTGACGTGCAGCTACGACCCGAGATCCGCCTCGAGGAGGTGCCCGGTCCGGCGCGCATCGCCCCCTGGACGGCGGCCCTCACGGCCGAGGTGCGCGCGAGCCGGCGCGACCCCGACGCGGTCGAGCTGGCCTCCGGTCGGTTCGTCGTGCTGCACGACCCCGAGGGCCAGGAGGCGTGGCACGGGACGTTCCGCCTCGTGACGCTCGTGCGCGCGACGCTCGAGCCCGAGGTCGGCGCCGACCCGATGCTCGCCGAGGTCGCCTGGAGCTGGTTCGCGGACGCGCTCGCGAGCGCCGGGCTCGACGCGCACGCCGCGGGCGGGACCGTCACGCGCGTGCTGTCGCAGAGCTTCGGCGCGCTCGACGAGCGGCCGGAGCAGGTCGAGCTCGAGGTGCGGGCGAGCTGGACGGCGCGCGACGAGGACCTGGGCCCGCACCTGCGGGCGTGGGGCACGCTGCTGTGCACGACGGCGGGGCTCCCGCCGCTCCCCGCGGGCGTCGTCCCGCTCCCGAGGCGTCGATGA
- the cobA gene encoding uroporphyrinogen-III C-methyltransferase — protein sequence MRLPLLLDVRDRLVLVVGGGPVAARRAAGLVEAGARVRVVAPEVVDELADLAARGAVTHEARRYAAGDLEGAWLAYTATGHPETDARVAADAEDARVWCSKGGDPAASRAWTPSVARAGDVTVAVGAGGDPRRAAALKDAVALLLDTGALPVRRHRPGPGSVALVGGGPGARDLITTRGRRLLAEADVVVVDRLAPRELLDELDPDVEVVEAGKTAHRHTLTQDQINAVLVERALAGRRVVRLKGGDPFVLGRGSEEVLACVAAGVPVEVVPGVTSAIAVPGAAGIPVTHRGLSRQVTIASAHEAQPDWGSLAALEGTLVLLMGVGQLRDQAARLVEHGKDASTPVAIVERGTTPEQRTTRGTLADIADAADAAGVRSPAVIVIGEVAGLVLDAAPDAVPGAPETGRGTAGAGSEVPDALDPARAEPSRVEPSGAEPGAPAD from the coding sequence GTGCGGCTCCCCCTCCTGCTCGACGTCCGTGACCGGCTCGTCCTCGTCGTCGGGGGCGGGCCGGTCGCGGCTCGTCGCGCCGCCGGGCTCGTCGAGGCCGGTGCACGGGTGCGGGTCGTCGCGCCCGAGGTCGTCGACGAGCTCGCGGACCTCGCCGCCCGGGGAGCCGTGACGCACGAGGCCCGGCGCTACGCCGCGGGCGACCTCGAGGGCGCGTGGCTGGCGTACACCGCGACGGGGCACCCCGAGACGGACGCCCGCGTCGCAGCCGACGCCGAGGACGCCCGCGTCTGGTGCTCGAAGGGCGGTGACCCCGCAGCGTCCCGCGCGTGGACCCCGTCGGTGGCCCGGGCCGGGGACGTGACCGTCGCCGTCGGTGCGGGCGGGGACCCCCGTCGCGCGGCTGCCCTCAAGGACGCCGTCGCGCTGCTGCTCGACACCGGCGCGCTGCCCGTGCGCCGTCACCGGCCCGGCCCCGGCTCCGTCGCGCTCGTCGGCGGCGGGCCCGGCGCACGCGACCTCATCACGACGCGCGGGCGCCGGCTGCTCGCGGAGGCCGACGTCGTCGTCGTCGACCGGCTCGCACCGCGCGAGCTGCTCGACGAGCTCGACCCCGACGTCGAGGTCGTCGAGGCCGGCAAGACCGCGCACCGGCACACGCTGACCCAGGACCAGATCAACGCGGTCCTCGTCGAGCGGGCGCTCGCGGGCCGGCGGGTCGTCCGGCTCAAGGGCGGCGACCCGTTCGTGCTCGGCCGGGGCAGCGAGGAGGTCCTCGCGTGCGTCGCTGCCGGTGTCCCCGTCGAGGTCGTGCCGGGCGTCACGAGCGCGATCGCCGTCCCGGGTGCCGCGGGGATCCCGGTCACGCACCGCGGGCTCTCGCGGCAGGTGACCATCGCCTCGGCGCACGAGGCGCAGCCGGACTGGGGCTCGCTCGCGGCGCTCGAGGGCACGCTCGTCCTGCTCATGGGCGTCGGCCAGCTGCGCGACCAGGCCGCGCGCCTCGTCGAGCACGGCAAGGACGCGTCGACGCCCGTCGCCATCGTCGAGCGCGGGACGACGCCCGAGCAGCGCACCACCCGCGGCACCCTCGCCGACATCGCGGACGCCGCGGACGCGGCGGGCGTGCGCTCCCCCGCGGTCATCGTCATCGGCGAGGTCGCCGGCCTCGTGCTCGACGCCGCGCCCGACGCCGTGCCGGGCGCGCCGGAGACCGGCCGCGGCACGGCCGGCGCCGGGTCGGAGGTGCCGGACGCCCTCGATCCGGCGCGCGCCGAGCCGTCGCGGGTCGAACCGTCGGGCGCCGAGCCGGGCGCGCCCGCAGACTGA
- a CDS encoding sulfate adenylyltransferase subunit 1, translating to MTQQDQDERAAPATGLPAGHGPSTHHERELLRLATAGSVDDGKSTLIGRLLYDTKSVLADQLAAVERASQARGGEVVDLALLTDGLRAEREQGITIDVAYRYFSTATRAFVLADTPGHVQYTRNMVTGASTAELAIVLVDARKGVLEQTRRHATIAALLGVPHVVLAVNKMDLVGFDEATFTGIADEFTLYAAGLGVHDVQAIPLSALAGDNVVDRSVRTPWYAGPTLLEHLEAVPVDRDPTTEPLRFPVQYVIRPQTPEHPDYRGYAGRIASGVVRVGDDVVVLPSGRRTRVVGIDTFDGELDVAHAPQSVTLRLADDVDISRGDVLAPAEGAPVTGADLTGTLCWLADAPSVPGARVLVRSGTRTVRAILRTVDSRLHIDTLTVEPGVDRLALNDIGTVQLRLAEPIVLDDYAEHRRTGAFLLVDPADGTTLAAGMVGPSTVVGLAGAEERCRAL from the coding sequence ATGACGCAGCAGGACCAGGACGAGCGCGCCGCCCCCGCGACCGGGCTCCCGGCGGGGCACGGGCCCTCGACGCACCACGAGCGCGAGCTGCTCCGGCTCGCGACCGCGGGCTCGGTCGACGACGGGAAGAGCACGCTGATCGGGCGCCTGCTCTACGACACGAAGTCGGTGCTCGCCGACCAGCTCGCCGCCGTCGAGCGCGCGAGCCAGGCGCGCGGCGGTGAGGTCGTCGACCTCGCGCTGCTCACCGACGGCCTGCGCGCCGAGCGCGAGCAGGGCATCACGATCGACGTCGCCTACCGGTACTTCTCGACCGCGACGCGCGCGTTCGTGCTCGCGGACACCCCCGGCCACGTGCAGTACACGCGCAACATGGTCACGGGCGCCTCGACCGCCGAGCTGGCCATCGTGCTCGTCGACGCGCGCAAGGGCGTGCTCGAGCAGACCCGGCGGCACGCGACGATCGCGGCGCTCCTCGGCGTCCCGCACGTCGTGCTCGCGGTCAACAAGATGGACCTCGTCGGCTTCGACGAGGCGACGTTCACCGGGATCGCCGACGAGTTCACGCTCTACGCCGCCGGCCTCGGCGTGCACGACGTCCAGGCGATCCCGCTCTCGGCGCTCGCGGGCGACAACGTCGTGGACCGCTCGGTGCGCACGCCCTGGTACGCCGGGCCGACGCTGCTCGAGCACCTCGAGGCCGTCCCGGTCGACCGCGACCCGACGACCGAGCCGCTGCGCTTCCCGGTGCAGTACGTGATCCGGCCGCAGACGCCCGAGCACCCCGACTACCGCGGCTACGCGGGGCGGATCGCGTCGGGGGTCGTGCGGGTCGGCGACGACGTCGTGGTGCTGCCCTCGGGCCGGCGCACGAGGGTCGTCGGCATCGACACGTTCGACGGGGAGCTCGACGTCGCGCACGCGCCGCAGTCCGTGACGCTGCGCCTCGCCGACGACGTCGACATCTCCCGCGGCGACGTGCTCGCCCCGGCCGAGGGCGCCCCGGTCACCGGCGCGGACCTCACTGGGACGCTGTGCTGGCTCGCCGACGCGCCGTCCGTCCCCGGCGCGCGCGTGCTCGTGCGCTCGGGCACCCGGACCGTCCGGGCGATCCTGCGCACGGTCGACTCCCGACTGCACATCGACACCCTGACCGTCGAGCCGGGCGTCGACCGCCTCGCGCTCAACGACATCGGCACGGTGCAGCTGCGCCTCGCCGAGCCCATCGTGCTCGACGACTACGCCGAGCACCGCCGCACGGGCGCGTTCCTGCTCGTCGACCCCGCCGACGGCACGACGCTCGCGGCCGGGATGGTCGGCCCCTCGACCGTCGTCGGGCTCGCCGGCGCGGAGGAGCGATGTCGCGCGCTCTGA
- a CDS encoding helix-turn-helix transcriptional regulator translates to MSIEPLRRTAPTLRGVQPRAGERASLVSADRAAGAPAQRRALGQMCVVVSDLADGDGQVLVRNLRRRGSGRVILLARRASRRELVGLLAGGLRGAVASEAHTTLTQVPPPAQFVRDRPELTARELGVLKLVADGCSNRRIGELLGLSALTVKSHLARISRKLGTGDRAALVAISIRTGLLD, encoded by the coding sequence GTGAGCATCGAGCCGTTGCGCCGCACCGCGCCCACCCTGCGGGGTGTGCAGCCGCGTGCCGGAGAGCGCGCATCCCTCGTCAGCGCCGACCGCGCTGCCGGCGCGCCCGCCCAGCGGCGCGCCCTCGGCCAGATGTGCGTGGTCGTGTCCGACCTCGCCGACGGTGACGGACAGGTCCTCGTCCGCAACCTGCGGCGCCGCGGGTCCGGCCGGGTCATCCTGCTGGCCCGGCGCGCGAGCCGGCGCGAGCTCGTCGGCCTCCTCGCGGGGGGCCTGCGCGGCGCCGTCGCGTCCGAGGCGCACACGACGCTGACCCAGGTCCCGCCGCCCGCGCAGTTCGTGCGGGACCGCCCCGAGCTCACCGCACGCGAGCTCGGTGTCCTCAAGCTCGTCGCGGACGGCTGCAGCAACCGCCGGATCGGCGAGCTGCTCGGCCTGTCCGCCCTGACGGTCAAGAGCCACCTCGCGCGCATCTCCCGCAAGCTCGGCACCGGCGACCGCGCCGCGCTCGTCGCGATCTCGATCCGGACGGGCCTGCTCGACTGA
- the gndA gene encoding NADP-dependent phosphogluconate dehydrogenase yields the protein MSVEGTAQIGVTGLAVMGRNLARNFARHGYTVAVHNRSWAKTESLVAEHGDEGTFVASESMADFVASLARPRKVVVMVKAGPATDAVIAELVPLLEAGDIVIDAGNAHFPDTVRREGELKAHGLHFVGSGVSGGEEGALLGPSIMPGGSRESYAVLGPILEDIAAKVDGVPCCTYVGPEGAGHFVKMVHNGIEYADMQLIAEAYDLLKQGLGASAAQIGEIFRTWNEGDLESFLIEITAEVLTHTDAATGQAFVDVVLDRAEQKGTGRWTVQNALDLGVPITGIAEATFARALSGSVPQRTAAAGTLVGHAEPFEVTDRDAFIEDVRLALYASKVVAYSQGFDQIAAASEQFGWGIDRGAMARIWRGGCIIRARFLNRITEAYERDANLPLLLADPYFVGAVGNGVAAWRRIVAAAAFAGVPTPAFSSSLAYYDGVRAERLPANLIQAQRDFFGAHTYQRTDREGTFHTEWTRDRTETPA from the coding sequence ATGTCCGTAGAAGGAACTGCTCAGATCGGTGTGACGGGTCTGGCTGTGATGGGTCGGAACCTGGCGCGGAACTTCGCGCGGCACGGGTACACGGTCGCGGTGCACAACCGGTCCTGGGCCAAGACCGAGTCGCTGGTCGCCGAGCACGGGGACGAGGGGACGTTCGTGGCCTCGGAGTCGATGGCGGACTTCGTGGCCTCGCTGGCCCGTCCGCGCAAGGTGGTGGTCATGGTCAAGGCCGGTCCGGCCACCGACGCGGTGATCGCCGAGCTGGTCCCGCTCCTGGAGGCGGGGGACATCGTGATCGACGCGGGCAACGCCCACTTCCCGGACACGGTGCGCCGGGAGGGCGAGCTCAAGGCCCACGGCCTGCACTTCGTCGGGTCCGGGGTCTCCGGCGGGGAGGAGGGCGCGCTGCTGGGCCCGTCGATCATGCCGGGCGGGTCGCGGGAGTCCTATGCGGTGCTGGGCCCGATCCTGGAGGACATCGCCGCGAAGGTCGATGGGGTGCCGTGCTGCACGTATGTGGGGCCGGAGGGTGCGGGGCACTTCGTGAAGATGGTGCACAACGGCATCGAGTACGCCGACATGCAGCTCATCGCGGAGGCCTACGACCTGCTCAAGCAGGGCCTGGGCGCCTCGGCCGCGCAGATCGGGGAGATCTTCCGGACCTGGAACGAAGGGGACCTGGAGTCGTTCCTGATCGAGATCACCGCCGAGGTGCTCACCCACACCGACGCGGCCACGGGTCAGGCGTTCGTCGACGTGGTCCTCGACCGCGCGGAGCAGAAGGGCACCGGGCGCTGGACCGTGCAGAACGCCCTCGACCTGGGGGTCCCGATCACCGGCATCGCGGAGGCCACGTTCGCCCGGGCGTTGTCGGGGTCGGTCCCGCAGCGCACCGCCGCCGCCGGCACCCTGGTCGGGCACGCCGAGCCGTTCGAGGTCACCGACCGGGACGCGTTCATCGAGGACGTGCGCCTGGCCCTGTACGCCTCCAAGGTCGTCGCGTACTCGCAGGGCTTCGACCAGATCGCGGCGGCGTCCGAGCAGTTCGGGTGGGGCATCGACCGCGGCGCCATGGCCCGGATCTGGCGGGGCGGGTGCATCATCCGGGCCCGGTTCCTCAACCGGATCACCGAGGCCTACGAACGCGACGCGAACCTGCCGCTCCTGCTCGCCGACCCCTACTTCGTCGGCGCGGTCGGCAACGGCGTGGCCGCCTGGCGCCGGATCGTGGCCGCCGCCGCGTTCGCGGGCGTGCCGACCCCGGCGTTCTCCTCCTCGCTCGCGTACTACGACGGGGTCCGCGCCGAGCGGCTGCCCGCCAACCTCATCCAGGCCCAGCGCGACTTCTTCGGCGCCCACACCTACCAGCGCACCGACCGCGAGGGCACCTTCCACACCGAGTGGACCCGCGACCGCACCGAGACCCCCGCGTGA
- a CDS encoding ABC transporter permease encodes MAADTTHTASPVDARALEAGLDALETAVVAPRRSAWSTAWSAFWPTALALGVFVAVWQVVYLARVKPEYALPGPADVAATFVGILQDGTALKASALSLQRGGLGFVVSVVVGVVLGVAMATIPLLRRAIGPMITGLQSLPSIAWVPAAVIWFGLSNTTIFAVVLLGAVPSIVNGLLTGVDQVPPLFLRVGRVLGAQGWDRIRFVLLPAALPGFLGGLKQGWAFAWRSLMAAELITNAPRLGTGLGQVLDLGRTLSDMSLVIAAIFLIFAVGIAIELLVFSPLERRVLHARGLTGLAGQ; translated from the coding sequence ATGGCCGCTGACACGACGCACACCGCGTCCCCGGTCGACGCCCGCGCCCTCGAGGCGGGCCTCGACGCGCTCGAGACCGCCGTCGTCGCGCCGCGGCGCAGCGCCTGGAGCACCGCCTGGTCGGCGTTCTGGCCGACCGCGCTCGCGCTCGGGGTCTTCGTCGCGGTCTGGCAGGTCGTGTACCTCGCCAGGGTCAAGCCGGAGTACGCGCTGCCGGGCCCGGCGGACGTCGCCGCGACGTTCGTCGGCATCCTCCAGGACGGCACCGCGCTCAAGGCCAGCGCGCTGAGCCTGCAGCGCGGCGGCCTCGGGTTCGTCGTGTCCGTCGTGGTCGGCGTGGTGCTTGGGGTCGCGATGGCGACGATCCCGCTGCTGCGCCGGGCGATCGGCCCCATGATCACGGGCCTGCAGTCGCTCCCGTCCATCGCCTGGGTGCCGGCAGCGGTCATCTGGTTCGGGCTGAGCAACACGACGATCTTCGCGGTCGTGCTGCTCGGTGCCGTCCCGTCGATCGTCAACGGCCTGCTCACCGGGGTGGACCAGGTCCCGCCGCTGTTCCTGCGGGTCGGGCGGGTGCTCGGCGCGCAGGGCTGGGACCGCATCCGGTTCGTGCTCCTGCCCGCGGCGCTCCCGGGCTTCCTCGGCGGGCTCAAGCAGGGCTGGGCGTTCGCGTGGCGCTCGCTCATGGCCGCCGAGCTCATCACGAACGCCCCGCGCCTCGGCACGGGCCTCGGCCAGGTCCTCGACCTCGGGCGCACGCTCAGCGACATGTCGCTGGTGATCGCGGCGATCTTCCTCATCTTCGCCGTCGGCATCGCGATCGAGCTCCTGGTCTTCTCCCCGCTCGAGCGGCGCGTGCTGCACGCGCGGGGTTTGACCGGCCTGGCAGGCCAGTGA
- a CDS encoding ABC transporter substrate-binding protein — translation MTALRRARRTHRTRALVASAALVAVLAACSSAGGAETPDASAVTAGGDAEAPELRLGYFANITHATPLVGVADGTFAEALGDTELRTDIFNAGPAAVEALFSGGLDATYIGPNPAINAFAKSDGEAIRIVGGATSGGAQLVVREGIDDVEDLRGATLATPQLGNTQDVALRAWLLEEGLETSVTGGQNDVEITPQENAQTLDLFKQGSLDGAWLPEPWASRLVLEGGAKVLLDEKELWPEGDYVTTHLIVRTEFLEQYPGTVKKLLEAQVTANEWIAANPEEAATVANTAIGELTGKQLGEDVLARAWPNLRITNDPIASSLQLSADHAASVGVSDEVELDGIYDLSLLNAVLTERGQTAVSAAGLGTE, via the coding sequence ATGACCGCCCTCCGACGTGCCCGTCGTACCCACCGCACCCGCGCCCTCGTGGCGTCCGCCGCCCTCGTCGCCGTCCTCGCCGCGTGCTCGTCCGCCGGCGGCGCCGAGACGCCCGACGCCTCGGCCGTCACCGCGGGCGGCGACGCCGAGGCCCCCGAGCTGCGGCTCGGGTACTTCGCGAACATCACGCACGCCACGCCCCTCGTCGGGGTCGCGGACGGCACGTTCGCCGAGGCGCTCGGCGACACCGAGCTGCGCACCGACATCTTCAACGCGGGTCCGGCCGCGGTCGAGGCCCTGTTCAGCGGCGGCCTCGACGCGACCTACATCGGCCCCAACCCGGCGATCAACGCGTTCGCGAAGTCCGACGGCGAGGCCATCCGGATCGTCGGCGGCGCGACGTCGGGCGGCGCCCAGCTCGTCGTGCGCGAGGGCATCGACGACGTCGAGGACCTGCGCGGCGCGACGCTCGCCACGCCCCAGCTCGGCAACACCCAGGACGTCGCGCTGCGCGCCTGGCTGCTCGAGGAGGGCCTGGAGACGTCCGTGACCGGCGGCCAGAACGACGTCGAGATCACCCCGCAGGAGAACGCCCAGACGCTCGACCTGTTCAAGCAGGGCTCGCTCGACGGTGCGTGGCTGCCCGAGCCGTGGGCCTCGCGCCTCGTCCTCGAGGGCGGCGCGAAGGTCCTGCTCGACGAGAAGGAGCTGTGGCCCGAGGGCGACTACGTCACGACGCACCTCATCGTCCGCACCGAGTTCCTCGAGCAGTACCCGGGCACCGTGAAGAAGCTCCTCGAGGCGCAGGTCACCGCCAACGAGTGGATCGCGGCGAACCCCGAGGAGGCCGCGACGGTCGCCAACACCGCGATCGGGGAGCTCACGGGCAAGCAGCTCGGCGAGGACGTCCTCGCGCGCGCCTGGCCGAACCTGCGCATCACGAACGACCCGATCGCGTCCTCGCTCCAGCTCTCGGCGGACCACGCCGCGTCGGTGGGCGTCTCCGACGAGGTCGAGCTCGACGGCATCTACGACCTGTCCCTCCTCAACGCGGTCCTCACCGAGCGCGGCCAGACCGCCGTCTCGGCCGCAGGGCTCGGGACGGAGTAG
- a CDS encoding dihydrofolate reductase family protein translates to MPAPTFDVLLPLARAGERLLSDPDECALLDLYAHPDPAPGRRSCVRAAMVSTLDGSATGPDGRSGTINNAADHRAFVVQRAVADVLLVGAGTARAEGYRELPLPEPLRAARVRRGQSPDVALALVSRSGRIPEDLLHSASAPLVVTSADSPGLAALRASVGDDRVVVAGDEDVDLARALDGLAERGLVRVLAEGGPHLLADLVAAGLVDELCLTSSPVLVGGPGPRVLDSGTWLPAAVGATPLHLLHSDGVLVGRWTLAAPGRALGSPA, encoded by the coding sequence GTGCCCGCACCCACGTTCGACGTCCTCCTGCCGCTCGCCCGAGCGGGTGAGCGCCTCCTGTCCGACCCCGACGAGTGCGCGCTGCTCGACCTCTACGCGCACCCCGACCCGGCACCGGGCCGGCGCAGCTGCGTCCGGGCCGCGATGGTCTCGACGCTCGACGGCTCCGCGACCGGACCTGACGGCCGCTCGGGCACGATCAACAACGCCGCGGACCACCGGGCGTTCGTCGTCCAGCGCGCCGTCGCGGACGTGCTGCTCGTGGGAGCCGGCACCGCACGCGCCGAGGGGTACCGCGAGTTGCCGCTCCCCGAGCCGCTGCGCGCGGCCCGGGTGCGCCGCGGGCAGTCCCCGGACGTCGCGCTCGCGCTCGTCTCACGCTCGGGAAGGATCCCCGAGGACCTGCTGCACTCGGCGTCCGCCCCGCTCGTCGTCACCTCGGCCGACAGCCCCGGGCTCGCGGCGCTGCGCGCGTCGGTCGGCGACGACCGGGTGGTCGTGGCCGGCGACGAGGACGTGGACCTCGCCCGTGCGCTCGACGGCCTGGCGGAGCGCGGGCTCGTGCGGGTGCTGGCCGAGGGTGGTCCGCACCTGCTGGCCGACCTCGTCGCGGCCGGCCTCGTCGACGAGCTGTGCCTCACCTCGAGCCCGGTGCTGGTCGGGGGCCCCGGTCCGCGCGTCCTCGACTCGGGCACGTGGCTGCCGGCCGCCGTCGGGGCGACGCCGTTGCACCTGCTGCACTCGGACGGCGTGCTCGTGGGCCGCTGGACGCTCGCGGCGCCGGGCCGCGCACTAGGCTCCCCCGCGTGA
- a CDS encoding ABC transporter ATP-binding protein: MTSVSTAAAATTEDPVGTSAHAATPAAVRLQGVSKHFGDASRPPVLDRIDLTVAPGEFVCLLGASGCGKSTLLSLVAGLDAPSDGTVEVPDGRPALMFQEPALYPWLTAGQNVELALRLRGVGRRARRAEADRLLALVHLEDSHAKRVHELSGGMRQRVALARALAQQGRVLLMDEPFAALDAITRDVMHDELTRIWRETGLSVVFVTHNVREAVRLGQRVVLLSSRPGRIVREWAVELPHPRRIEDAGVAELSVEITDHLRQEISRHGR, from the coding sequence ATGACGAGCGTCTCGACCGCCGCGGCGGCCACCACCGAAGATCCCGTGGGCACGTCGGCGCACGCCGCCACGCCCGCCGCCGTGCGCCTGCAGGGCGTCTCCAAGCACTTCGGCGACGCCAGCCGCCCGCCCGTGCTCGACCGGATCGACCTCACCGTCGCTCCCGGCGAGTTCGTCTGCCTGCTCGGCGCCTCCGGGTGCGGCAAGTCGACGCTGCTGTCGCTCGTGGCCGGGCTCGACGCCCCGAGCGACGGCACGGTCGAGGTCCCCGACGGCCGGCCCGCGCTCATGTTCCAGGAGCCCGCGCTCTACCCGTGGCTCACCGCGGGCCAGAACGTCGAGCTCGCGCTGCGGCTGCGGGGCGTCGGGCGCCGGGCCCGGCGGGCCGAGGCGGACCGCCTGCTCGCGCTCGTGCACCTCGAGGACTCGCACGCCAAGCGCGTGCACGAGCTCTCGGGCGGCATGCGCCAGCGCGTCGCGCTCGCCCGGGCGCTCGCGCAGCAGGGGCGCGTCCTGCTCATGGACGAGCCGTTCGCGGCGCTCGACGCGATCACGCGGGACGTGATGCACGACGAGCTCACCCGCATCTGGCGCGAGACGGGGCTGTCGGTCGTCTTCGTGACCCACAACGTGCGCGAGGCGGTCCGGCTCGGCCAGCGCGTCGTGCTGCTGTCGTCGCGCCCGGGCCGCATCGTGCGGGAGTGGGCGGTCGAGCTGCCGCACCCGCGCCGCATCGAGGACGCGGGCGTCGCGGAGCTCTCCGTCGAGATCACCGACCACCTCCGACAGGAGATCTCCCGCCATGGCCGCTGA